One Faecalicatena sp. Marseille-Q4148 DNA window includes the following coding sequences:
- a CDS encoding HAMP domain-containing histidine kinase, whose product MEKKWYRAPFIKGVLVVLAHIAVVASLMGFTWVILCAGVNYVNPTAKIPEDYAQTRQFGKNMNNALYEMTWNLFSLNGIEKDGKLNEEMLIDLEKYYNSGEVSAKEGEGNGFVYKLSDLINAEDDSEENREIVVCQKTDGSYAYEEWGSIQGKLLSGELVFAELADQEGSETESGYDLDDFLYMLEDRYNGYEYNEYFGICNKEGTLIYTDCWRMPVSSMINMMLETKTAEGKDVLKLVNENAYWNGRLQEMENMFGHARSSLRDRIDRYKEYQELWSEGKTNLTFILLDEENKKVYTNDSKYENYETASKNYKELMKNSAGRENAYINMRPAEGEVEVQQIAGWKASEWQSLCDHIEGTVGTEKIHIVAAVDLDYPVTDRFQFIDGTYDKVQPHLHNLILLAWGGVVVFLISIIWLTAVSGRSNAQDGVKTNIVDRLFTEIPVGVLLGGIFMMVGGVSVSYGEWYNNYGRWIIDNTSFTAQEFVPSPSIGAAEVSLIVLMTLGGAVCFFYGYLSSVRKLKAGTFFNGFGIWKIGRWCIRVTVKLFRITVKGFREFWRHKNLMTKVILIFIGLTLLHLFGGISAFFAFCSVVVDAILFIVLVKYAIDKQKVMDGIKEITAGHVEYKIPTEGLKGDNKEMAESINAIGEGLQNAVEESLKSERLKTDLITNVSHDIKTPLTSIINYVDLLKRENIEDPKIKGYIEVLEAKAQRLKILTEDVVEASKISSGNIKLEMMDLNFVEIILQTAGEFSEKFEARDLKLISNLPERPVVIHADGRRMWRVLANIYNNAAKYAMEHTRIYADLEENENEVAFSLKNISEQALNISADELTERFIRGDISRSTEGSGLGLSIAKNLTQKMGGDFRIYLDGDLFKVTLVFPKVKKEKKEEYTEKQTGENA is encoded by the coding sequence ATGCTGATTGATCTTGAAAAATACTACAACAGCGGCGAGGTTTCTGCGAAAGAAGGGGAAGGAAATGGGTTTGTATATAAACTTTCCGATCTTATTAATGCAGAAGACGACAGCGAAGAAAACAGAGAAATTGTTGTCTGTCAAAAGACTGATGGAAGTTACGCTTATGAAGAGTGGGGAAGTATTCAGGGGAAACTGCTTTCCGGGGAACTTGTATTTGCCGAATTAGCGGATCAGGAAGGTTCTGAGACAGAATCAGGGTATGATCTGGATGATTTCCTGTATATGTTGGAAGATCGCTATAATGGTTATGAGTATAATGAGTATTTCGGAATCTGCAATAAAGAAGGAACACTGATCTATACGGATTGTTGGAGAATGCCGGTTTCTTCAATGATCAATATGATGCTCGAAACGAAAACAGCAGAAGGTAAGGATGTTCTGAAATTAGTGAATGAAAATGCTTACTGGAATGGGCGTCTTCAGGAAATGGAAAACATGTTTGGGCATGCAAGATCCAGTCTTCGGGACAGAATTGATCGATATAAGGAATACCAGGAACTCTGGTCCGAAGGTAAGACAAATCTGACATTTATCCTTCTTGATGAAGAAAATAAAAAAGTTTACACAAACGATTCTAAATATGAAAATTATGAGACAGCCAGTAAGAATTATAAAGAGTTGATGAAGAACAGCGCCGGACGAGAAAATGCATATATTAATATGAGGCCTGCAGAAGGTGAAGTGGAAGTGCAGCAGATTGCCGGTTGGAAAGCTTCGGAGTGGCAGTCTCTGTGTGACCATATTGAAGGAACGGTAGGAACAGAAAAAATTCATATTGTTGCAGCGGTAGATTTGGATTATCCGGTTACAGACCGTTTCCAGTTTATTGATGGAACTTATGATAAGGTTCAGCCGCATCTTCACAACCTGATTTTGCTTGCCTGGGGCGGTGTGGTCGTATTTTTAATCAGCATAATCTGGCTGACGGCAGTATCCGGACGAAGCAATGCACAGGACGGTGTGAAAACAAATATTGTGGACCGGCTTTTTACTGAGATTCCGGTAGGAGTACTTCTTGGTGGAATTTTTATGATGGTAGGAGGAGTTTCTGTCTCCTATGGAGAATGGTACAACAATTATGGCAGATGGATCATAGATAATACTAGTTTTACTGCACAGGAATTTGTTCCATCTCCATCGATAGGCGCTGCGGAAGTAAGTCTAATCGTGTTGATGACGCTTGGCGGAGCAGTCTGCTTTTTCTATGGTTATTTAAGTTCTGTCAGAAAGCTGAAAGCAGGTACATTTTTTAATGGATTTGGTATTTGGAAGATTGGAAGATGGTGCATAAGAGTTACTGTAAAGCTGTTCCGCATTACAGTCAAAGGATTCCGGGAATTTTGGAGACATAAGAACCTGATGACGAAGGTAATTCTGATTTTTATCGGTCTGACGCTGCTTCATCTTTTTGGAGGAATCTCTGCGTTCTTTGCATTCTGTTCCGTTGTGGTAGATGCAATTTTGTTTATCGTTTTAGTGAAGTATGCGATTGATAAGCAGAAAGTTATGGATGGAATTAAGGAGATTACAGCAGGGCATGTGGAATATAAGATTCCGACAGAGGGATTAAAAGGCGATAATAAAGAGATGGCAGAGAGTATTAATGCCATTGGCGAAGGGCTCCAAAATGCAGTTGAGGAAAGTCTGAAGAGCGAGCGCCTGAAAACAGATTTGATTACGAATGTTTCCCATGATATCAAGACACCGCTCACATCAATTATTAATTATGTAGATCTTCTGAAACGGGAAAACATCGAAGATCCGAAGATTAAAGGTTATATTGAAGTGCTGGAAGCAAAAGCACAGCGGCTGAAGATTCTGACGGAGGATGTTGTTGAAGCATCGAAGATCAGTTCGGGAAATATTAAACTTGAGATGATGGATCTGAATTTTGTGGAAATCATTCTGCAGACAGCAGGAGAATTTTCAGAGAAATTTGAAGCAAGAGATCTGAAATTAATCTCTAACCTTCCGGAGCGCCCGGTTGTCATTCATGCGGACGGAAGAAGAATGTGGCGTGTGCTTGCGAATATTTATAACAATGCTGCGAAATATGCGATGGAACATACAAGAATTTACGCAGATTTGGAAGAGAATGAAAATGAAGTTGCATTTTCCTTAAAAAATATTTCTGAACAGGCATTGAATATTTCTGCAGATGAATTGACCGAGCGTTTTATCCGGGGAGATATTTCAAGGAGTACAGAAGGAAGCGGACTGGGGCTTTCTATCGCCAAAAATCTTACCCAGAAAATGGGTGGAGATTTCCGGATCTATCTGGATGGAGATCTCTTTAAAGTAACACTTGTATTCCCAAAAGTAAAAAAAGAAAAAAAGGAAGAATACACGGAGAAACAGACAGGAGAAAATGCATAA
- a CDS encoding SAM-dependent methyltransferase, with translation MTKELDQVLRESFTIDFISAVLSNPREKEELQKVKIRPLLKGAELYFQLEEFRGKQAFHENVRAEEAVVKTGELMQLFKQMQIETKKFSCTVLISKKGKITIKKKAVSGKVKEVDLSHNRSKKYILQEGTPVMFLQDLGVMTADGKIVRTRFDKFRQINRFLEFIEDILPKLPSDREVTILDFGCGKSYLTFAMYYYLHELKKYDVRIIGLDLKTDVIRKCNELSEKYGYEKLRFLEGNIADYTGVDEVDMVVTLHACDTATDFALAKAVGWKAKVILSVPCCQHEMNEQIQNEILHPALKYGLIKERMAALFTDALRAEYLEREGYDTQILEFIDMEHTPKNILIRAVRTGRAHENGEEIKQLEDFLHVTPMLGKLLG, from the coding sequence GTGACAAAGGAATTAGATCAGGTTTTAAGAGAAAGTTTTACAATAGATTTTATTAGTGCGGTACTTAGCAATCCGAGAGAGAAAGAGGAACTTCAAAAAGTAAAGATCCGTCCGCTTTTGAAAGGCGCAGAGCTGTATTTTCAGTTGGAAGAATTCCGTGGGAAACAGGCATTTCATGAGAATGTCCGGGCAGAAGAGGCTGTGGTTAAGACAGGGGAGCTGATGCAGTTATTTAAGCAGATGCAGATCGAAACGAAAAAGTTTTCCTGTACAGTTCTTATTAGCAAGAAGGGAAAGATAACGATTAAGAAAAAGGCAGTTTCCGGCAAGGTGAAAGAGGTAGATCTGTCACATAACCGGAGCAAGAAGTATATTCTGCAGGAGGGAACACCGGTGATGTTTCTTCAGGATCTTGGTGTTATGACGGCAGATGGAAAGATCGTGCGGACGAGGTTCGATAAGTTTCGTCAGATCAATCGTTTTTTAGAATTTATTGAAGATATTCTTCCGAAGCTTCCAAGTGACAGAGAAGTGACAATACTGGATTTTGGATGTGGAAAGTCTTATTTGACATTTGCCATGTATTATTATCTTCATGAATTGAAAAAATATGATGTGAGGATTATCGGGCTTGACTTAAAGACGGATGTGATTCGCAAGTGCAATGAGTTAAGTGAAAAGTATGGATATGAGAAGCTTCGTTTTCTAGAAGGAAATATTGCAGATTATACAGGGGTAGATGAAGTTGATATGGTAGTGACACTTCATGCATGTGACACGGCAACAGATTTTGCGTTGGCGAAAGCAGTTGGCTGGAAAGCCAAAGTGATTCTTTCAGTGCCGTGCTGCCAGCATGAAATGAATGAACAGATTCAGAATGAAATTTTGCATCCGGCGCTGAAATACGGTTTGATTAAAGAACGGATGGCAGCGCTTTTTACAGATGCGCTGCGCGCAGAGTATCTTGAGAGGGAAGGATATGATACTCAGATTCTTGAATTCATCGATATGGAGCATACGCCGAAGAATATTTTAATTCGTGCGGTCAGAACGGGGAGAGCACACGAAAATGGCGAGGAAATAAAGCAGCTGGAAGATTTTCTTCATGTAACACCGATGCTGGGGAAACTGCTTGGGTAG
- a CDS encoding molybdopterin-dependent oxidoreductase: MKISEQFYEYAYIFLADQNAVGSIAEESEYQRLIERAGQRVPALWESCYRNGTGRLLDKYTLAVQRAYKKSGVKIVRSDQANEPADYIGYECLFLSFWSFVLEKETGSENFTDVGAMAEKILLRFLEEHMLLFSENLKKELELHGNYPKFTKLVKELQRTAEKLKDRVTQYDRCRQEKREVQDKKLDDQIPVWISEWESEHQSRPIPASFAFCSPNQKEERVWIRGAGCWNNCGSSCLKEVEVCDGCVLRVRSARTEELQENRLTTCIRGLASAETYLTADRLRYPLLRTGKRGSGSFRRISWEEALQRIAAENVRIRDTYGAASRYITYSTGVVSLVRPDEVLRRFLNLDGGFLGFYNDYSAACTQWATSLMYGTGKTGNSAEDLLNSSLILVWGHNPLETGFGPALRKMLCRAKKKGIRIITIDPRCSDTAAYGDEWIPIRPATDGALAAGMAYVIISENLHDKKFLHTYCSGYDHETMPKQYQKEESYEEYILGIRDQIPKTPEWAEKITGIPKEKIIELAHLYAESKPAAILQGCGPQRHANGEQTVRMITALSCLCGNVGISGGRCGAEDDTEKPVKAYFPNGEERYPGKIPCYLWTKAVREGTCMKPVKDGLLGVTKLDSNVKMLWCLGGNTLINQHGDINETRKILENESLCECIVCSDVFMTPSAMYADIILPAASCYEVDNITPAWQEGDFLLYNRKMTEPLFESRFEYEWIRRLAWMSGEGEAFDDGKETMEEWLKSLYRDMQITDSALISYEKLRENGIARYAERPPVIAFEQQRKDPDHHPFPTYSGKIDFFIPYIHHLYGEEEIAAIPKYVPCGEGIEELSEDENEFQLIGWHTKVRTHSCHDNNRILQKKEPEAVWMHPEDAKRLGITEGETIILENVRGRMKVPVKITSRIATRVLALSQGAWYDPDSEGTDQRGSINVLTSLKPTPLAKGNPQHTNIVRVRKREKDISAGLDI, encoded by the coding sequence ATGAAAATATCAGAACAATTTTATGAATATGCATATATTTTTTTAGCAGATCAAAATGCTGTTGGAAGTATTGCAGAAGAAAGTGAATATCAACGATTGATTGAAAGGGCAGGACAAAGAGTTCCTGCCCTTTGGGAATCCTGCTATCGGAATGGAACGGGGAGACTTTTGGATAAGTATACGCTGGCTGTGCAGCGGGCTTATAAAAAAAGCGGTGTGAAGATTGTGCGGTCGGATCAGGCAAATGAACCGGCGGATTACATCGGCTATGAATGTCTGTTTTTATCCTTTTGGAGTTTTGTTCTGGAGAAAGAAACAGGTTCCGAAAATTTTACTGATGTTGGAGCGATGGCAGAAAAGATACTGCTGCGGTTTCTTGAGGAACATATGCTTTTGTTTTCGGAAAATTTGAAAAAAGAGTTGGAACTGCACGGGAATTATCCGAAATTTACAAAGCTTGTGAAAGAACTGCAAAGAACAGCAGAGAAGCTGAAGGATAGAGTGACACAGTATGACAGATGTAGGCAGGAGAAGCGGGAAGTACAGGATAAAAAGCTTGATGATCAGATTCCGGTCTGGATTTCAGAATGGGAATCAGAGCATCAGAGCAGACCGATTCCGGCATCATTTGCTTTCTGCAGTCCGAATCAGAAAGAGGAGCGTGTCTGGATACGCGGCGCAGGCTGTTGGAATAATTGCGGAAGTTCCTGCCTGAAAGAAGTGGAAGTGTGTGATGGTTGTGTACTTCGTGTCCGTTCAGCGCGTACAGAGGAACTTCAGGAAAATCGACTGACAACCTGTATCCGGGGATTGGCATCCGCGGAGACATATTTGACGGCAGATCGTCTCAGATATCCCCTTCTTCGAACCGGAAAACGGGGCAGCGGCAGCTTCAGGAGAATTAGTTGGGAAGAAGCGCTGCAGAGAATTGCAGCGGAGAATGTGCGTATCCGTGATACATATGGTGCTGCCTCCCGCTATATTACTTATTCGACGGGGGTAGTATCACTTGTGCGTCCGGATGAGGTACTGCGGCGTTTCCTGAATCTGGATGGAGGGTTTCTTGGTTTTTATAATGATTACAGCGCAGCATGTACACAGTGGGCAACATCTCTTATGTATGGAACAGGTAAGACCGGAAACAGTGCAGAAGATTTATTGAACAGCAGTCTGATTCTTGTCTGGGGACATAATCCATTGGAGACGGGATTTGGACCGGCGCTTCGCAAAATGCTCTGCCGGGCGAAAAAGAAAGGCATTCGTATCATTACGATTGATCCACGATGTTCCGATACAGCAGCCTATGGGGATGAATGGATCCCGATCCGCCCGGCAACCGATGGGGCGCTGGCGGCCGGGATGGCATATGTGATTATCAGTGAAAATCTCCATGATAAAAAATTTCTCCATACATACTGCAGCGGCTATGATCATGAGACGATGCCAAAACAGTATCAGAAGGAAGAAAGCTATGAAGAATATATACTCGGAATACGAGATCAGATTCCAAAGACGCCGGAATGGGCGGAAAAGATCACAGGGATTCCAAAAGAAAAGATTATAGAACTGGCGCATTTGTACGCCGAAAGTAAACCGGCTGCGATACTGCAGGGATGTGGGCCGCAGCGCCATGCGAACGGTGAGCAGACGGTGCGGATGATTACAGCGCTTTCCTGCCTGTGCGGGAATGTTGGTATTTCCGGAGGCAGATGCGGTGCGGAAGATGATACAGAAAAACCGGTAAAGGCATATTTCCCAAATGGAGAAGAACGCTATCCGGGAAAGATTCCGTGTTATTTGTGGACAAAAGCAGTTAGAGAGGGAACTTGTATGAAGCCGGTAAAAGACGGACTTCTCGGTGTCACAAAACTGGACAGTAATGTGAAGATGCTTTGGTGTCTTGGAGGTAATACACTCATTAACCAACATGGTGATATTAATGAGACTAGAAAGATTCTGGAAAATGAATCGCTCTGTGAATGTATCGTCTGTTCTGATGTATTTATGACGCCAAGCGCGATGTATGCGGATATTATCCTTCCGGCGGCATCGTGCTATGAAGTAGATAATATTACGCCGGCATGGCAGGAAGGAGATTTCCTCCTCTACAATCGGAAGATGACAGAACCGTTGTTTGAGTCAAGATTTGAATATGAGTGGATTCGGCGCCTGGCATGGATGAGCGGGGAAGGGGAAGCTTTCGATGATGGGAAAGAGACAATGGAGGAATGGCTGAAATCTCTTTATCGAGATATGCAAATAACAGATTCTGCTCTTATCTCATATGAAAAACTGCGAGAGAATGGAATTGCCAGATATGCAGAGCGTCCTCCGGTCATTGCTTTTGAACAGCAGAGAAAAGATCCGGATCATCATCCATTTCCAACTTATTCCGGTAAGATTGACTTTTTCATTCCATATATTCATCATTTATACGGGGAAGAAGAGATTGCAGCGATTCCGAAATATGTTCCTTGCGGAGAAGGAATAGAAGAGCTTTCAGAAGATGAGAATGAATTTCAGCTGATCGGCTGGCATACGAAAGTGCGTACACATTCCTGTCATGACAATAATCGGATTCTTCAGAAGAAAGAGCCGGAAGCAGTCTGGATGCATCCGGAAGATGCAAAAAGGCTTGGGATTACAGAGGGCGAGACGATTATTCTGGAAAATGTAAGGGGACGGATGAAAGTACCGGTAAAGATCACAAGCCGGATAGCGACAAGGGTATTGGCGCTCAGTCAGGGAGCGTGGTATGATCCGGATTCAGAAGGTACGGATCAGCGGGGAAGCATCAATGTACTTACATCATTGAAACCAACGCCTTTGGCAAAAGGAAATCCACAGCATACAAATATTGTGAGGGTACGCAAAAGGGAAAAAGATATTTCTGCCGGGCTTGACATCTAA
- the asnS gene encoding asparagine--tRNA ligase, with amino-acid sequence MELVTVRELYKNREAYLDKEVTVGGWVRSIRDSKAFGFIVVNDGSFFETLQIVYHDTMENFAEISKLNVGAAIIVKGVLTATPQAKQPFEIQATEVVVEGASSPEYPLQKKRHSFEYLRTISHLRPRTNTFQAVFRVRSLCAYAIHKFFQERDFVYVHTPLITGSDCEGAGEMFQVTTLDLEHLPKTAEGAVDYSQDFFNKKTSLTVSGQLNGETYAQAFRNIYTFGPTFRAENSNTTRHAAEFWMVEPEISFADLEDNMNLAESMLKYIIRFVMEQAPEEMNFFNSFVDKGLLERLNNVVNSDFARVTYTEAVEMLEKNNDKFDYKVSWGCDLQTEHERYLTEQIYKRPVFVTDYPKDIKAFYMKMNDDNKTVAAVDCLVPGIGEIIGGSQREDDYDKLLARMKELDLNPEEYDFYLDLRKYGSTRHAGFGLGFERCVMYLTGMSNIRDVIPFPRTVNNCEL; translated from the coding sequence ATGGAATTAGTAACTGTACGCGAATTGTATAAGAACAGAGAAGCATATTTAGATAAAGAAGTTACTGTTGGGGGATGGGTAAGAAGTATTCGTGATTCGAAAGCATTTGGATTTATTGTTGTGAATGACGGATCATTTTTTGAGACACTGCAGATTGTTTACCATGACACGATGGAGAATTTTGCAGAGATTTCTAAGCTGAACGTAGGAGCAGCGATCATTGTGAAGGGTGTTCTGACAGCGACACCGCAGGCGAAACAGCCATTTGAGATTCAGGCAACAGAAGTTGTTGTAGAAGGTGCATCTTCACCGGAGTATCCGCTCCAGAAGAAGCGTCACAGCTTTGAATACTTGAGAACAATCTCACATCTGCGTCCGAGAACGAATACATTCCAGGCAGTGTTCCGTGTGCGTTCACTTTGTGCATATGCAATCCATAAGTTTTTCCAGGAAAGAGATTTTGTTTATGTGCATACGCCGCTGATTACAGGAAGTGACTGTGAAGGCGCCGGCGAGATGTTCCAGGTAACAACACTGGATCTTGAACATCTTCCAAAGACAGCAGAAGGAGCAGTAGATTACAGTCAGGATTTCTTTAATAAGAAGACAAGTCTTACCGTATCCGGTCAGCTCAATGGAGAGACATACGCTCAGGCATTTAGAAATATTTATACATTTGGACCGACATTCCGTGCTGAGAATTCGAACACGACACGTCATGCAGCGGAGTTCTGGATGGTAGAGCCGGAGATTTCATTTGCAGATCTGGAAGATAACATGAACCTTGCAGAGAGCATGCTGAAATACATTATCCGGTTTGTAATGGAGCAGGCTCCGGAAGAGATGAATTTCTTCAACTCATTTGTAGACAAAGGTCTTTTGGAAAGACTGAATAACGTTGTGAACTCTGATTTTGCGAGAGTGACATATACAGAGGCAGTTGAGATGCTTGAGAAGAATAACGATAAGTTTGATTATAAAGTATCATGGGGATGCGATCTGCAGACAGAACATGAGCGTTATCTGACAGAGCAGATTTACAAACGTCCGGTATTTGTGACAGATTATCCGAAGGATATTAAGGCATTCTATATGAAGATGAACGATGACAATAAGACGGTTGCGGCAGTAGACTGTCTTGTGCCGGGAATCGGGGAGATCATCGGAGGAAGCCAGAGAGAAGATGATTATGATAAGCTTCTTGCTCGTATGAAAGAGCTGGATCTGAATCCGGAAGAGTATGATTTCTATCTGGATCTTCGCAAATATGGTTCTACAAGACATGCAGGCTTCGGGCTTGGATTTGAGAGATGTGTTATGTATCTGACAGGTATGTCTAACATTCGTGATGTCATTCCGTTCCCGAGAACAGTGAATAACTGCGAGCTGTAA
- the vanR gene encoding VanR-ABDEGLN family response regulator transcription factor: MNNILVVDDEREIADVIELYLQSDQYRIFKFYTGEDALECIRTTKIDLAILDVMLPDIDGFEILKKIREKYTFPVMMLTAKTEYMDKITGLTLGADDYIPKPFNPLELVARVKAQLRRYTQYNEGPVKADEDIIDFAGLFLNRSSHECIYYEQPLTLTPIEFDILWLLCENRGKVISSEELFKQVWHEQYYKNSNNTVMVHIRHLREKMSVPTGKSDFIKTVWGVGYKVEE; encoded by the coding sequence ATGAATAATATTTTAGTAGTGGATGATGAGCGGGAAATTGCAGATGTAATTGAGCTCTATCTGCAAAGTGACCAGTACAGGATTTTTAAATTTTATACAGGAGAAGATGCATTGGAATGTATCCGGACAACGAAGATTGATCTGGCGATTCTTGATGTCATGCTGCCGGATATCGACGGTTTTGAAATATTGAAAAAGATTCGTGAAAAGTACACATTTCCGGTAATGATGCTGACGGCAAAGACAGAATATATGGATAAGATTACAGGATTGACACTGGGGGCAGATGACTATATTCCAAAGCCGTTTAATCCGCTGGAACTTGTGGCAAGAGTGAAGGCACAGCTTCGCAGATATACCCAATATAATGAAGGTCCTGTGAAGGCAGACGAAGATATTATTGATTTCGCCGGTCTGTTTCTGAACCGGTCTTCACATGAATGTATTTATTATGAGCAGCCGCTGACATTAACGCCGATTGAATTCGATATTTTGTGGCTTTTGTGTGAGAATCGTGGAAAAGTCATCAGTTCAGAAGAATTGTTTAAGCAGGTATGGCATGAACAGTATTATAAGAACAGTAACAATACAGTTATGGTGCATATCCGGCATCTGCGGGAGAAAATGAGTGTGCCTACAGGAAAATCTGATTTTATTAAGACGGTCTGGGGAGTAGGATACAAAGTTGAAGAATAA
- a CDS encoding HAMP domain-containing histidine kinase: MKNNYRKLKLSILLQTVLVMALVVLVGNFLMDYVIDGIVNEQFGNIFVKLLMWFQVDRETANYWYWHLIGHNKPFFTIVGFLVLFALFFYIALSKMTKYLDQVEDGIENIISDSDKPIRLITELKPLEMRMNEIKATLQRQAKESQEGEKKKNDLVVFLAHDLKTPLTSVVAYLSMLDTHPDMPIEERAKYTHISLEKAIRLGDLINEFFDITKFNLQNIELEMTTLDLSMMLEQLADEAYGVLRAKQLRCEVIAEEDLMIQGDPDKLGRVFDNILRNAMTYCYPNSTIEIHAALKENRIQIVFENAGKTIPEEELGRIFEKFYRADESRSSKTGGAGLGLAIAKRIVELHRGSIRAESAEEKTRFIVMLPAGRKQEQGGENEIHTHRGCTSGRKPGRGKGVQREKKQRDLGHIPGITGRLPKR; encoded by the coding sequence TTGAAGAATAATTATCGTAAACTAAAATTAAGCATTCTGCTGCAGACAGTTCTTGTTATGGCGCTCGTTGTGCTTGTCGGGAATTTTCTGATGGACTATGTGATTGACGGGATTGTAAATGAGCAGTTTGGTAATATTTTTGTAAAGTTACTCATGTGGTTTCAAGTAGACCGGGAGACGGCGAACTATTGGTACTGGCACTTGATCGGTCACAATAAACCGTTTTTTACGATTGTAGGATTCCTTGTACTTTTTGCGCTGTTTTTCTATATTGCGCTATCTAAGATGACGAAATATCTGGATCAGGTAGAGGATGGTATTGAAAATATTATTTCAGATTCCGATAAACCGATTCGTTTGATCACAGAGCTGAAACCGTTGGAAATGCGGATGAATGAAATCAAAGCTACGCTTCAGAGACAGGCAAAGGAAAGTCAGGAAGGGGAAAAGAAGAAAAATGACCTGGTAGTTTTTCTGGCGCATGATCTGAAGACGCCGCTGACATCTGTTGTTGCTTATTTGAGTATGCTGGATACGCATCCGGATATGCCAATAGAAGAAAGGGCCAAGTACACACATATTTCGTTAGAAAAAGCAATCCGTCTGGGAGATTTGATTAATGAGTTTTTCGATATTACGAAGTTTAATCTTCAGAATATCGAACTGGAGATGACGACGCTTGACTTGTCTATGATGTTGGAGCAGCTGGCAGATGAAGCGTATGGAGTTCTTAGGGCGAAGCAGCTAAGATGTGAAGTGATAGCAGAAGAAGATCTGATGATTCAGGGAGATCCGGATAAGCTTGGAAGAGTATTTGACAATATTTTGCGAAATGCAATGACATACTGCTATCCGAATTCCACGATTGAAATTCACGCAGCGCTTAAAGAAAACAGGATTCAAATTGTTTTTGAAAATGCAGGAAAGACGATTCCTGAGGAAGAACTGGGAAGAATCTTCGAGAAATTTTACCGGGCAGATGAATCGCGTTCCAGTAAGACAGGAGGAGCAGGGCTTGGACTGGCGATTGCAAAAAGAATTGTAGAGCTTCATCGCGGTTCTATCCGGGCAGAAAGTGCAGAGGAAAAAACAAGATTTATTGTAATGCTGCCAGCTGGCAGAAAGCAGGAACAAGGGGGAGAAAATGAGATTCATACACATCGCGGATGTACATCTGGGCGTAAGCCCGGACGCGGGAAAGGCGTACAGCGCGAAAAGAAGCAGCGAGATCTGGGACACATTCCGGGCATTACTGGACGTCTGCCAAAAAGATAA
- a CDS encoding DNA repair exonuclease has protein sequence MGVSPDAGKAYSAKRSSEIWDTFRALLDVCQKDKIDLLLIAGDLFHRQPLLRELKEVNYLFSKLTRTKVVLIAGNHDYMKKDSHYRTFQWSENVYPLFQRKMKGVRFPEWKTAVYGFSYYEREITEPRYDNAKAPRLERYEILLAHGGDEKHIPIRREQLMTLGYEYVALGHIHRPQEVLDHYARYAGSLEPTDRNDLGVHGYVYGEIGEKGVRTKFVPFAGRSYIPMTVQITPEMTSGELQDFLRKEIENRGIENIYKITLKGLRDPDISFAQTGEKADVFGNILECTDETEPSYQFGKLMEQNKSNLLGKYIASFQNPKQGSIEYEALCEGVRALLETKRG, from the coding sequence CTGGGCGTAAGCCCGGACGCGGGAAAGGCGTACAGCGCGAAAAGAAGCAGCGAGATCTGGGACACATTCCGGGCATTACTGGACGTCTGCCAAAAAGATAAGATCGATCTGCTTTTGATTGCGGGAGATTTGTTTCACCGACAGCCGTTGCTGCGGGAACTAAAAGAAGTAAATTATCTGTTCTCAAAACTGACGAGAACAAAAGTGGTTCTGATTGCAGGAAACCATGACTACATGAAAAAGGATTCCCATTATCGGACATTTCAGTGGAGTGAAAATGTGTATCCGCTGTTTCAGAGGAAAATGAAAGGTGTGCGATTTCCGGAGTGGAAGACGGCGGTCTATGGATTTAGCTATTATGAGCGGGAGATTACAGAGCCGCGCTATGACAATGCGAAGGCGCCTCGGCTTGAGCGGTACGAAATTCTTCTGGCGCATGGCGGAGATGAAAAGCACATTCCGATCCGGCGGGAACAATTGATGACACTTGGATATGAATATGTGGCGCTTGGTCATATCCATCGTCCGCAGGAGGTTCTGGATCATTATGCCAGATATGCGGGATCGCTGGAACCGACCGATCGAAATGATCTGGGTGTCCACGGATATGTTTATGGTGAGATCGGAGAAAAAGGAGTTCGTACGAAATTTGTGCCTTTTGCAGGCAGAAGTTATATTCCGATGACGGTGCAGATAACTCCGGAAATGACGAGCGGGGAACTGCAGGATTTTCTTCGGAAAGAAATAGAGAACCGGGGAATTGAAAATATTTATAAAATTACGTTGAAAGGCCTTCGCGATCCGGATATCTCTTTTGCGCAGACAGGAGAAAAAGCAGATGTGTTTGGGAATATTCTGGAATGTACAGATGAGACAGAACCGTCGTATCAGTTTGGGAAGCTGATGGAGCAGAATAAAAGCAATCTGCTTGGCAAATACATTGCGTCATTTCAAAATCCAAAGCAGGGGAGCATAGAATATGAGGCGCTGTGCGAAGGTGTGAGAGCTCTGTTGGAGACGAAGAGGGGTTAG